A stretch of Blattabacterium cuenoti DNA encodes these proteins:
- a CDS encoding potassium channel family protein: protein MKIIIIGLGNFGRSLALNLTDNGHEVFGIDQKMEQVDLLKDHIANVVCMDANNESAYKVLPIQQADLGIVAIGENEGASIVTTAILKKKYKHLRIISRSLSKIHDTILEAMGINDVVHPEQDAAFRLTKQISFNYALDYFRVDNKHSIAEVFSPFSFNGKSVKSLKLTQKYSVSLITVIRENMKKTMYNKENNSTRKVIGLVTGDTILQKGDILTLFGSNKSIMNFLKDKK, encoded by the coding sequence ATGAAGATTATAATTATTGGATTAGGTAATTTTGGAAGATCTTTAGCTCTTAATTTAACAGATAATGGACATGAAGTATTCGGAATAGATCAAAAAATGGAACAGGTAGATTTATTAAAAGATCATATAGCGAATGTAGTATGTATGGATGCTAATAATGAATCCGCTTATAAAGTATTACCTATTCAACAAGCTGATTTAGGAATTGTAGCGATAGGAGAAAATGAAGGGGCCTCAATAGTAACAACAGCTATTTTAAAAAAAAAATATAAACATCTTAGAATAATCAGTAGATCTTTATCAAAAATACATGATACAATATTAGAAGCTATGGGGATTAATGATGTTGTTCATCCAGAACAGGATGCTGCATTTAGATTAACTAAACAAATATCTTTCAATTATGCATTAGATTATTTCAGAGTGGATAATAAACATTCTATAGCAGAAGTTTTTTCTCCATTTTCTTTTAATGGGAAGTCTGTTAAAAGTTTAAAGTTAACACAAAAATATTCTGTTTCTTTAATTACCGTAATACGAGAAAATATGAAAAAAACTATGTATAACAAAGAGAATAATTCAACAAGAAAAGTAATCGGACTTGTTACAGGAGATACTATTTTACAAAAAGGAGACATATTAACTCTATTCGGTTCTAATAAATCAATCATGAACTTTTTGAAAGATAAAAAATGA
- a CDS encoding TrkH family potassium uptake protein, with product MIRIKLRNILEYATPIIFIYIIVYLGWNAFHFFQSEILIGIVSSISIIHLFILFDKNIEKSYKSMIFLSFFILIIFIVFSFVKIFFYKEGKITTDIKISLLISLILYILIRVTYFMRIIYIKIYNPAFILITSFVFLSFLGSILLMLPASTVKRISFVDALFTSTSAVCVTGLVVLDTAKDFTYLGKVIILILVELGGLGILTITSFFSFFFRNGFSFKEAIFISNFLNTKTTSNVLSLAVKVVMFTLTVESIGTLLIYFSIRDKTIIETDSPLFFSIFHSISAFCNSGFSTLSKGLYSETVRFNYLLQFIVACLLILGGIGFHILFNFFTYIWFTIKKYFYRIFKDEYFRYPVHIVTLNTKIVVFTTFFLLFFGTIFYYVSEYYCSLSEHSSFYGKWMASFFSSATSRTAGFHVLNMSSLAPVTIFFTIFLMWIGASPASTGGGIKTSTFALALMNIVSLSKGKKRLEIQRKEISSESVRLAFSIIILSLIVIYISILMIIILDPKKDILSISFEVFSAFSTAGLSLGITSNLSNGSKLVLICLMLLGRIGVFNVMIGLLRNHRINYHYCYRYPIGDILIN from the coding sequence ATGATTAGAATTAAACTTCGAAATATTTTAGAATATGCAACCCCAATTATATTTATTTATATTATTGTATATCTAGGATGGAATGCTTTTCACTTTTTTCAATCGGAAATCCTTATAGGTATAGTCTCTTCTATAAGTATTATACACTTATTTATTCTATTTGATAAGAATATTGAAAAAAGTTATAAATCCATGATTTTTTTGTCTTTTTTTATATTAATAATTTTTATTGTTTTTTCTTTTGTAAAAATATTCTTCTACAAAGAAGGAAAAATAACAACAGATATCAAAATATCTTTACTTATTAGTTTAATTTTATATATCCTAATTCGTGTTACTTATTTTATGCGGATAATATATATTAAAATATATAATCCTGCTTTTATACTTATTACTAGTTTTGTATTTCTATCTTTTTTAGGATCCATTTTATTAATGTTACCGGCTTCAACAGTGAAAAGAATATCCTTTGTAGATGCATTATTTACTTCTACTAGTGCCGTATGTGTAACTGGGTTAGTTGTATTAGATACAGCTAAAGATTTTACTTATTTGGGAAAAGTCATTATACTTATTTTGGTGGAACTAGGAGGTTTAGGTATTTTAACTATCACTTCTTTTTTTAGTTTTTTTTTTAGGAATGGATTTTCTTTTAAAGAAGCTATTTTTATTAGTAATTTTTTAAATACAAAAACTACAAGTAATGTTCTTAGTTTAGCAGTTAAAGTAGTTATGTTCACTTTGACAGTTGAATCTATAGGAACCTTACTAATTTATTTTTCAATTAGAGATAAAACTATAATAGAAACCGATAGTCCTTTATTTTTTTCTATTTTTCATTCTATATCTGCTTTTTGTAATAGTGGTTTTTCTACTCTTAGCAAAGGTTTGTATTCAGAAACTGTAAGATTTAATTATTTGTTGCAATTTATTGTTGCTTGTTTATTGATATTAGGAGGGATAGGGTTTCATATTTTATTTAATTTTTTTACATATATATGGTTTACTATAAAAAAATATTTTTATAGAATTTTTAAAGATGAATATTTTCGATATCCTGTACATATAGTAACTTTAAATACAAAAATCGTTGTATTTACTACTTTTTTTCTACTTTTTTTTGGAACTATTTTTTATTACGTTAGTGAATATTATTGTTCTCTATCGGAGCATTCTTCTTTTTATGGAAAATGGATGGCTTCATTTTTTTCTTCTGCGACATCTAGAACCGCAGGTTTTCATGTTTTAAATATGAGTTCTTTAGCTCCTGTTACTATTTTTTTTACGATTTTTTTGATGTGGATAGGTGCTTCTCCGGCATCTACTGGTGGAGGGATCAAAACTAGTACTTTTGCACTAGCTTTGATGAATATTGTTTCTTTATCTAAAGGAAAAAAAAGATTAGAAATTCAAAGAAAAGAGATATCTTCAGAATCAGTTCGATTAGCTTTTTCAATTATTATATTATCTTTAATTGTTATATATATAAGTATTTTGATGATTATTATATTGGATCCTAAAAAGGATATTTTGTCTATTTCTTTTGAAGTTTTTTCTGCTTTTTCAACAGCAGGATTATCTTTAGGGATTACTTCTAATTTATCAAATGGTAGTAAATTAGTTTTAATATGTTTAATGTTATTAGGAAGAATAGGAGTTTTCAATGTAATGATTGGTTTATTAAGAAATCATAGAATTAATTATCATTATTGTTATAGATATCCTATAGGGGATATTCTTATTAATTAA
- the tsaB gene encoding tRNA (adenosine(37)-N6)-threonylcarbamoyltransferase complex dimerization subunit type 1 TsaB: MSLILNLETSTKNCSISIAKNGICIASIEECSEGYLHSEKLHMFIQYAMKIAKIDFKDLKSICVSKGPGSYTSLRIGASAAKGLCLSLGIPLLSIDSLTILVHKFNNIKSGIFIPMIHAKSDLFYTSLFNEYKKRLSPIFIKKFNDNFFKTFSKKKDKKVYFLGNFIADKFLSVKNNKLFFQTYPSSMDMSEISYVKYCNKEFNNIEKFLPFYL, translated from the coding sequence ATGTCTTTAATTCTAAATTTAGAAACTTCTACAAAAAATTGCTCAATTAGTATAGCAAAAAATGGAATATGTATAGCCTCTATAGAGGAGTGTTCAGAAGGGTATCTTCATTCAGAAAAATTACATATGTTCATACAATATGCCATGAAAATAGCTAAAATAGATTTTAAAGATTTAAAATCTATTTGTGTTAGTAAAGGTCCAGGATCATATACTTCTTTAAGAATAGGAGCTTCTGCTGCTAAAGGATTATGTTTATCTTTGGGAATTCCTTTATTATCTATAGATTCTTTAACTATTCTTGTTCATAAATTTAATAATATAAAAAGTGGTATTTTTATCCCTATGATTCATGCTAAATCTGATTTATTTTATACTTCATTATTTAATGAATATAAAAAAAGACTGAGCCCTATTTTTATAAAAAAGTTTAATGACAATTTTTTCAAAACTTTTTCTAAAAAAAAAGATAAAAAGGTCTATTTTTTAGGAAATTTTATAGCAGATAAATTTTTATCTGTAAAAAATAATAAATTGTTTTTCCAAACATATCCATCATCAATGGATATGTCTGAGATTTCTTATGTAAAATATTGTAATAAGGAATTCAATAATATAGAAAAATTTCTTCCTTTCTATTTGTAA
- the nadE gene encoding NAD(+) synthase: MIKEEKIIQHIVCWLKRYIKKSQSNGFIIGISGGIDSSVTSYLVALTKLDTIILEMPISEKEDSLLSKKHAKFLTDKFDNVHYLKKDLSTLFISFCHTMNIKNKTKENTLLALANVKSRLRMLMLYYYANIKNYLVVGTGNKIEDFGVGFFTKYGDGGVDLLPIADLTKSDIRLIAKKLNIINEIQEAKPTDGLWEDQRSDEEQLGATYEELEWAMKIIKKKNYNFCTTENKKILKIYQTLHRKNNHKLVPIPICKIPKILKWE, translated from the coding sequence ATGATAAAAGAAGAAAAAATAATTCAACATATCGTATGTTGGTTAAAAAGATATATAAAAAAATCTCAATCAAATGGTTTTATTATTGGAATATCTGGAGGAATTGATTCTTCAGTTACATCTTATTTAGTAGCTCTAACAAAATTAGATACAATAATATTGGAAATGCCTATTTCAGAAAAAGAGGATAGTTTATTATCTAAAAAACATGCAAAATTTTTAACTGATAAATTTGATAATGTTCATTATTTAAAAAAAGATTTATCCACTTTATTCATTTCCTTTTGTCATACTATGAATATAAAAAACAAAACCAAGGAAAACACACTTTTAGCATTAGCTAATGTTAAATCTCGTTTACGAATGTTAATGTTATATTATTACGCTAATATAAAAAATTATCTTGTTGTTGGAACTGGAAACAAAATAGAAGATTTTGGAGTAGGTTTTTTTACAAAATATGGAGATGGTGGAGTTGATTTACTTCCTATAGCAGATTTGACTAAAAGTGATATTCGTTTGATAGCTAAAAAATTGAATATTATAAATGAAATTCAAGAAGCAAAACCAACAGATGGTCTTTGGGAAGATCAACGATCGGATGAAGAACAATTAGGAGCAACTTATGAAGAATTGGAATGGGCTATGAAAATTATAAAGAAAAAAAATTACAATTTTTGTACAACAGAAAACAAAAAAATATTAAAAATATATCAAACTTTACATAGAAAAAATAACCATAAATTGGTTCCAATCCCTATATGTAAAATTCCAAAAATATTAAAATGGGAATGA
- the folE gene encoding GTP cyclohydrolase I FolE: MMKEKNKNKNSILNHSYLRKDAFCNISDQEKIEKIEKHFFQIMKVLGLNMNDDSLRLTPKRVAKMFIQEIFSGLDPKKIPKPSIFENKYKYNQMLIEKNITVYSTCEHHFLPIVGKAHVGYISHGKVVGLSKINRIVNFYARRPQVQERLTMQIVEYLQNILDTKDVACIIEAKHLCVNSRGIRDIDSTTITTEFIGSFKENSEVRKEFLHHIGIS; this comes from the coding sequence ATGATGAAAGAAAAAAATAAAAATAAAAATTCTATTTTAAATCATTCATATTTACGAAAAGATGCTTTTTGTAATATAAGTGATCAAGAAAAAATTGAAAAAATAGAAAAACATTTTTTTCAAATTATGAAAGTTTTAGGACTAAATATGAATGATGATAGTTTACGTTTAACTCCTAAACGTGTAGCAAAAATGTTTATACAAGAAATATTTAGTGGTCTTGATCCAAAAAAAATACCTAAACCTTCTATTTTCGAAAATAAATATAAGTATAATCAGATGTTAATAGAAAAAAATATCACAGTTTATTCTACCTGTGAACATCATTTTCTACCTATTGTAGGAAAAGCTCATGTCGGTTATATATCTCATGGAAAAGTTGTTGGACTTTCCAAAATTAATAGGATTGTGAATTTTTATGCAAGAAGACCACAAGTACAAGAACGTTTAACAATGCAAATTGTAGAATATTTACAAAATATATTAGATACAAAAGATGTAGCTTGTATAATAGAGGCAAAACATTTGTGCGTCAACTCTCGTGGAATTAGAGATATAGATAGTACTACGATTACAACTGAATTTATAGGATCTTTTAAGGAAAATTCAGAAGTTCGAAAAGAATTTTTACATCATATTGGAATATCGTAA
- the cysS gene encoding cysteine--tRNA ligase, whose translation MNTVSYGNLKIYNSLTGKKELFKPIHKKYVGIYVCGPTVYNHLHLGNCRTFISFDIIFRYFKHLGYKVRYVRNITDVGHLENENKDTEDKISKKSRIEGLEPMEIVQKYTLSFHNLLNILNVLPPNIEPTATGHIIEQIDMIQELIKKKLAYEINGSVYFNLKEYRKFYSYGILSKNKINQLFNKKLKFSKEKHSFQDFSLWKKANTNHIMNWNSPWGKGFPGWHIECTVMSTKYLGETFDIHGGGLDLKFPHHECELAQATGFFNKKDFAHYWMHTNMLTLNGKKMSKSTGNFLELKDILHGNGNIFSPSIIRFFILQSHYRSIMNFSNKGLENAEKGYIRIMKAINILKNFHSNTSIQKNHNFDVYRWINGCYNAINDDFNLPLLIAYLFEATHVVNSSYIENINHIDLLKKYMTHFVFDILGLQEPKNNSSINENSKKKLEILTERLIQFRVEAREKKNWNLSDRIREELSHIGIFLHDR comes from the coding sequence ATGAATACAGTAAGTTATGGTAATTTAAAAATATATAATTCTTTAACAGGAAAAAAGGAATTATTTAAACCTATTCACAAAAAATATGTAGGTATTTACGTTTGTGGACCTACAGTTTACAATCATTTACATTTGGGGAATTGTCGTACTTTTATATCTTTTGATATTATTTTTCGTTATTTCAAACATTTAGGTTATAAAGTTCGATATGTAAGAAATATTACTGATGTAGGACATTTAGAAAATGAGAATAAAGATACAGAAGATAAAATTTCTAAAAAATCTCGTATAGAAGGACTTGAACCTATGGAAATTGTTCAAAAATATACTCTTTCTTTTCATAATTTATTGAATATTTTGAATGTTTTACCTCCAAATATAGAACCAACAGCTACAGGTCATATTATAGAACAAATAGATATGATTCAAGAATTGATAAAAAAAAAATTGGCATATGAAATAAATGGTTCTGTTTATTTTAATCTAAAAGAATATAGAAAATTTTATTCTTATGGAATTCTTAGTAAAAATAAAATTAACCAACTTTTTAATAAAAAATTAAAATTTTCAAAAGAAAAACATTCTTTTCAAGATTTTTCTCTTTGGAAAAAAGCGAATACCAATCATATCATGAATTGGAATTCTCCATGGGGAAAAGGGTTCCCAGGTTGGCATATAGAGTGTACTGTTATGAGTACAAAATATTTAGGAGAAACTTTTGATATTCACGGAGGGGGTCTTGATTTAAAATTTCCTCACCATGAATGTGAATTGGCACAAGCTACGGGTTTTTTTAATAAAAAAGATTTTGCACATTATTGGATGCATACCAACATGTTAACCTTAAATGGAAAAAAAATGAGCAAATCTACGGGTAACTTTTTGGAATTAAAAGACATACTTCATGGAAATGGAAACATTTTTTCTCCTAGTATTATTAGATTTTTCATTTTACAATCTCATTATAGAAGCATTATGAATTTTTCAAACAAAGGACTTGAAAATGCTGAAAAAGGATATATACGTATTATGAAAGCTATCAACATACTGAAAAATTTTCATTCCAATACATCAATACAAAAAAATCATAATTTTGATGTTTATCGATGGATAAATGGTTGTTATAATGCTATTAATGATGATTTTAACCTTCCTTTATTAATAGCTTATTTATTTGAAGCTACACATGTTGTTAATTCTTCTTATATAGAAAATATTAATCATATAGATTTACTAAAAAAATATATGACTCATTTCGTTTTTGATATTTTAGGTCTTCAAGAACCAAAAAATAATTCTTCTATCAATGAAAATTCGAAGAAAAAATTAGAAATACTCACTGAAAGACTAATTCAATTTCGTGTAGAAGCACGAGAAAAAAAAAATTGGAATTTATCGGATAGAATTCGTGAAGAACTATCTCATATCGGAATATTCTTACATGATAGATAA
- a CDS encoding trans-sulfuration enzyme family protein: MKEETKLIQNILSDPLTGAISTPIYQTSTYIQKAPGVHKGFDYTRTNNPTRKILENLITSLEYGYASLAFSSGLAAVDAVLKLLECGDEIVAVDDIYGGTFRLLNLYKKLGIHTKFIDTTNVEECINVISKKTKLVWLETPTNPTLKVSDIEDISIKSKNKNPKLLVVVDNTFASPAIQNPLKLHADIVIHSATKYLAGHSDVLAGLATVKNPDLYEKLKYIQNATGGVLSPIDCWLTIRGSQTLYLRVKKQSKNAFRIASFLEKKKNIDKIYYPGLPYHKNHLIAIKQQRYFGGIVSFSMKNDKIESAKKIVTSTKFFKLAESLGGTKSLICHPATMTHKSTPKEIRIKSGIQDSLIRLSIGIENIEDLIEDIDQALK, from the coding sequence ATGAAGGAAGAAACAAAACTCATTCAAAATATTTTGTCTGATCCTCTGACGGGTGCTATTTCTACGCCTATTTATCAAACATCTACTTATATACAAAAAGCTCCTGGAGTTCATAAAGGATTTGATTATACAAGAACAAATAATCCTACAAGGAAGATATTAGAAAATTTAATTACTAGTTTAGAATATGGTTATGCTAGTTTAGCCTTTTCTTCTGGATTAGCGGCTGTAGATGCTGTTTTAAAACTATTAGAATGTGGAGATGAAATAGTAGCTGTAGACGATATTTATGGAGGGACGTTTCGTCTACTAAATTTATATAAAAAATTGGGCATTCATACTAAGTTTATAGATACAACTAATGTAGAAGAATGTATTAATGTTATTTCTAAAAAGACAAAATTGGTTTGGCTGGAAACTCCTACGAATCCTACTTTAAAAGTATCTGATATAGAAGATATCAGCATAAAATCAAAAAATAAAAATCCAAAACTATTAGTTGTAGTAGATAATACTTTTGCTTCTCCTGCTATTCAAAACCCTCTTAAGTTACACGCCGATATAGTGATTCATAGCGCAACGAAATATTTAGCGGGACATTCAGATGTATTAGCTGGATTAGCTACAGTAAAAAATCCTGATTTATATGAAAAATTAAAGTATATTCAAAATGCAACAGGAGGAGTTTTATCTCCTATTGATTGTTGGTTAACGATTAGAGGAAGTCAAACCTTATATCTACGTGTAAAAAAACAATCTAAAAATGCATTTAGAATTGCTTCTTTTTTGGAAAAGAAAAAAAATATAGACAAGATTTATTACCCAGGATTACCCTATCATAAAAATCATTTGATAGCAATAAAACAACAACGGTATTTTGGAGGAATTGTTTCTTTTAGCATGAAAAACGATAAAATAGAATCAGCAAAAAAAATTGTTACATCAACTAAATTTTTTAAGCTAGCAGAAAGTTTAGGAGGAACAAAAAGTTTAATCTGTCATCCTGCTACTATGACTCATAAATCTACCCCTAAGGAGATTAGAATAAAATCTGGAATACAAGATTCTCTTATTCGTTTATCTATTGGAATAGAGAATATAGAAGATCTTATAGAGGATATAGACCAAGCTTTAAAATAA
- the atpB gene encoding F0F1 ATP synthase subunit A, protein MIKIIRLLFFLVFFFFCFSCCKEKKHEKTNNHRNKINIDHTIFNHINDSHEWHIAGTYDHGIVFSLPVFLWNRNNNGLEIFFSSRFSCKKKVVIGKHGYYKMFNGRIYTTNSRGTLYLDKKGIPKNDKPLDFSITKNVISLFISFFLLCYIFIRMKYSYENNQTKWNLGILMEFLIVFIRDEIAIPNMGNKYKIYLPFLLTSFFFILTNNLMGMIPGFPNITGNINITFVLATATFLITNINATKSYWKHTFCMTGVPVGIKFLLAPIEFLGIFIRPLTLCIRLFANITAGHIIILSFICLIFIFKNFFIAGFSIIFGFFISLLEIMVAFLQAFIFTTLSALLIGMSVKNYENETH, encoded by the coding sequence ATGATAAAAATCATACGTTTATTATTTTTTCTTGTATTCTTTTTTTTCTGTTTTTCTTGTTGTAAAGAAAAAAAACATGAAAAAACAAATAACCATAGAAATAAAATAAATATAGATCATACAATATTTAATCACATTAATGATTCTCATGAATGGCATATTGCAGGAACTTATGATCATGGAATTGTTTTTTCACTACCTGTGTTTTTATGGAATAGAAATAATAATGGATTAGAAATTTTTTTTTCTTCTAGATTTTCATGTAAAAAAAAAGTGGTAATAGGAAAACATGGATATTATAAAATGTTTAATGGAAGAATATATACAACTAATTCTAGAGGAACATTATATTTAGATAAAAAAGGAATTCCAAAAAATGATAAACCGTTAGATTTTTCTATTACTAAAAATGTAATATCCTTATTTATTTCCTTTTTTTTATTGTGTTATATTTTTATACGTATGAAATATAGTTATGAAAATAATCAAACCAAATGGAATTTGGGTATTCTCATGGAATTTTTAATTGTATTTATACGTGATGAAATTGCCATTCCTAATATGGGAAATAAATATAAAATTTATCTACCTTTTTTATTGACATCCTTTTTTTTTATTTTAACTAATAATTTAATGGGGATGATTCCAGGATTTCCAAATATAACTGGTAATATCAATATTACCTTTGTACTGGCTACTGCTACATTTTTGATTACCAATATAAATGCAACTAAAAGTTATTGGAAACATACTTTTTGTATGACTGGAGTTCCAGTAGGAATTAAATTTTTATTAGCTCCTATAGAATTTTTAGGAATTTTTATTCGTCCATTAACTTTATGTATTCGTTTATTTGCTAATATAACAGCTGGACATATAATTATTTTAAGTTTTATTTGTCTCATTTTTATTTTTAAAAATTTTTTTATAGCTGGGTTTTCCATTATTTTTGGTTTTTTTATTTCTTTATTAGAAATTATGGTAGCTTTTTTACAAGCTTTTATTTTTACTACTTTATCGGCATTACTTATAGGAATGTCTGTAAAAAATTATGAAAATGAAACGCATTAA
- the atpE gene encoding ATP synthase F0 subunit C, with amino-acid sequence MDIDLTYSGIAALGAGFAVIGAGIGIGKIGSSAMDAISRQPEASDKIQNAMIIVAALIEGAALFGIVTALLAVFK; translated from the coding sequence ATGGATATAGATTTAACTTATTCAGGAATAGCAGCTTTAGGAGCTGGATTTGCGGTAATAGGTGCAGGTATAGGAATTGGAAAAATTGGAAGTTCTGCTATGGATGCTATTTCTAGACAACCTGAAGCTTCAGATAAAATACAAAATGCAATGATTATTGTAGCTGCACTTATTGAAGGAGCTGCTCTTTTTGGAATAGTAACTGCATTATTAGCTGTATTTAAATAA